The Leptospira saintgironsiae genome contains the following window.
ATAAGTAATATCGTCGGTAGGAGGGATCGGATTATTGGGCATGTCTGCGATATGGATCACACCTCCATTGATCGCAGCATTTCCCGCGGATAAAAAATCTTCTTTGTATTTATGTTTTCCAGATTCGTCTTCTCTTGCATGAACATGAATATCGCCGAAACCAGAAAAGATCGTAAACTTATCCGGATCAAATAACAATTCTTCTGCATTAGAAGATTGCAATACTTTGTCTTTTTGGATGGAGACTATGAGGCCTGTTTTCGGGTCCAATTCCACTGTGCCCATAAAAGATCCTTTGGAGTTTTGGAATTTTCCTGAAATTTTTCGAATCTGAAGAGCCATTTAGTACAGTTTATCTTAGGCGCCTTTTTTTTCTATCGCATTCAAAAGTTTCGTAACTGCCGCAGAAGGTCCCTGCTCTTTACGAATTTGGATAGCAAGATCCCTGGCTTCATCTAAACGATTTGTATGATAATACATATCCGCAAGATGTAAATTGTTTTGGGTATGACCGTCGGAGATTGATCTCAATTCTTCCGACAAACGGATGGCCTCTTGGATATCCCCCATTTTTTTAGCACAATAAGAGAGTATAAAAAGCATCTCAGGATCTTTCACGATCCCCATCTCTCTCAATTCTTGTGCTGCCAGATACGCGGTTTGATAATCTTTAATCTTCAATCCAAGTTTTAAGATCAACTTAGAACGAACTGGATGTGAATCTTGGCTTCCTTGTAGATCAGAAAGGAATCTTCTTAATTCTGAAACTGAACTGGTCTTTTTGATCCGATCTGAAATTTCTCTCCAAGAAGAAATTCCTTCATTTAATCTGGATGGAGTTTCGGCCCGATTAGAAGAATATTCTGAACCTTCTTCCGTTCGGATAGACTGGATCATTCTATTAAATTGATCAGCTAAACTTCCGATCTCATCCCAAGCTTCTGGATGTAATTCTCTTTGCAAATCTCCTTCGGTAGCAAGCTCCAAAGCAGAATATAATCTATCCAAAGGATGGATCACGAAGAATGAGAAAAACGAATTGATCGCAATCGAAAACAGAAGAATACAAACTAAAAATGCGAGCACTGGTTTTTTAAGTAATCCAGTCTCAAATGTCAAGAACTCTTGATAAGGAATTCCTATCTCTTTTACTTGAGTTTTACCTGGAGATTTCTGGATTACAGAATAATAATATTCTCCCATGGCAAGTCCAGGGATCCTTCTGAATCGAGGCTCCCCTTCAGGGACAAGTTCTCTCATTTGGTCCAATGTAAAACTTCGTAATGTCTCTCCTTCTGCAGAAGAATTTTTAACAGAACCGGAAAGTATTTTTAAGAATAATGCAAACTTCTCCTCTTTACCTTCAGGAGAGATTTGTTCCAAAATCCCATCTCGAATATCTTTAGGAGGAAGGTTCTTAACCTTTTTACGGACCTTCTCCAAACCTTTGGAAAAGTTAATTAGATTTTCAGAATATTTTTCTGAACCTTTTAAAGACTCAGCGACCTTTGCATAAGAAGGAAATTCTTTATTTAAAGCTGATGGATTATTCCAAATAAAAGAAAGGATCAAATCTCTTTTGGATTCTACAAAAAAAGAAGTTTCCAATCCACCGGAAGCAGTGAGAACAAACCCATCATTATCCTGAACAGAAAGTAAATAAGAATCAGGAGATAGATCCTGTGCTTTCAACTTTTCCTTAACTGTTTCATTAAAAGATTCTAATCCAGGTTGTAAAAATAACCAACTGCTTCCTTGGAATACGAATAATAATAACAATACGATCCCGAGTAAAATGGGAGATCTAAGACTGAAAGCTTCTCCAGAGGCTCTCAAATGAATCAGCCATGCTAAAAATAATGCGGTTAGAAAAATAGGATTCCAAAAGGACAGTCCGATAGCTCTGTCCAAAGGATAAGCAATTTCTTTTAGATGGAAAAGAATCGTTGTTCCAAGAAGAAGTAAAAACGGCACCCAAAGAGAAAGCGCCATTAGCTGAACATCTGATCTATGAGCCTGAAAACCTCTCCAAACACCGAAGAGTAATATTACAGAAACATAAATGATTCCAAACCAAAATATAACTTTTTCGTCGGCCCGATGGATTACGTCGTAGACTCCTCCACCAAAATCATAAACAGGTTTTGCAAATATTGTTCCTACTATATGAAGAACCAAAATACTTAGGGCCAGAAAATATCCAGCGCCCAATAAGATCCTTCCTGTCTTTTCGGAGGCCTGTGAATTCAGTAGGAAAAAGTATAAACATAGATGTGCGCAAAGTAAAAACGCAGACGGTAAAGAAAGCCATCTATGTAAAAAAGAAAGAGGGTGAAAAAAAGAGGTCCCGAGCAAAAAGGAAAGCTCGAGTAACGCACAATATAAGAATACCCAGCCTAAATGTAAGGTTGTTTCGTATTTTTCCTTTCTAATTAAAAGAAAAAAAGCGCAGAGTCCGGAAAGAAGAAATCCAGTAAGATAACTGACGCTGGAAAAAGTTAAAACAGCCATGATGTGTATTAAAGCATCATTTCACACAAATTACAGCGAATTTGTTTGTGCTGGGACTTGGAGAAAAATCTCCACTACCTAAGTTTACGGTCATATAATCCCCTTTGTCTCCAGCTGCACTCGTAGACCAAAACAATCCGATAGTTTTGATCTTCTTATCTGCTCTTTTGGAGAATGTCTTAAGCTCTTCCTTATCTGGAAGTCTCTTTCTTCTGGAAGAACAATAACGAACTGCATCTTCCCAAGCAACCGGAGATCCAGCTTCTTCGTCCCAACCATGTTTCCCATAAACAGGGGTCTTATCCAAATATTCTTGAACGATAAAATATCCGAAAAATACGATCAATGCTGCTGCGAGAAATCCAATCACTTTTACAAGAGTTCCTGAACTTCCCCCGGACTGTTGAGGAGCCTTCATTGGAAGTTCTTTCATCGTTTCTGAAATTTTAGTAGCTACAGTATGCTGTTGGTGACGATTCGGACGACCATGCTCCGGTCTTTTTTTCTGCTGGTGCCCGCGGTTTCCTCCGCCTGGATGTTTGTGGGAAGATTCTTGTTTTTTATTCCCGGAGGTTTTGCGAGGAGGCTTACGACGGTTCGCCATAAAGTGGATTATCCTTTCAGTCGATGGATTTGGACCTGTTTATTCTAAAAGGTCCTAAACGAATTTTAAAATCGTCCGTAAAAGAATCTCTACCAAGACTAGCTCATTTAGTAAAGAAAAAACCGCCAGGTCGAAAGGAAAGCCCCTACACATACTTAAAAAAGGTCGAATGTTTCCAGTATAGCCGAAAGGATTGTCCCAGAATGCAGACGATTCGAATCGGATTAATTGGCGCAGGCACGGTCGGCTCAGGAGTTCTTAAAATTCTTTCAGAAGAATCCGCAAGATTCGAAAAAGAATACGGTATCTCTCTAAATGTACATACAATTTGTACCAGAACTCCTTCAAAAATCGCCCCTATTTCTAAATTATTTTCTAAAGTAAAAATAACAGACGATTACAAACAAGTGGTGGGAAACCCCGAAATCGATACGATCATCGAACTTGTAGGAGGTACAACAATCTCCGAAGAGATCGTACTCGGTGCCTTACAATCCAAACAGACTGTAATCACAGCTAACAAGGCACTTCTTTCCGAAAAAGGTGAGATTATATATAAAACTGCAGAAGAGAATCATACCGAAATTGGATTCGAAGCTTCTGTTGGTGGTTCTATTCCGATCATCCGAGCTATACGGAATTGTTTGGCGGGAGATAAAGTTCTAGGACTTTACGGGATCTTAAACGGAACAACGAATTTCATTCTTTCCAAAATGGAAACAGAAGGTTTAGATTATAAAGAAGCTCTAAAACTGGCTCAGGAAAAGGGATTTGCAGAAGCAGACCCAAGCTTCGACGTAGAAGGTATAGACACAGCTCATAAGATCAGCATTCTAGGATCTTTGGCCTTCGGAGAAAAAATCCCTCTACAAAACATTGTGGTCGAAGGTATAACAAAGATTACACGATTAGACATCGCATTCGCTTCTGACCTGGGTTATAGGATCAAGTTACTCGGCCTTGTAAGAAAATTGGACGGCAAGGTAGAAGCCAGGGTCCAACCTGTAATGATACCAAAACATCATGCGTTCGCAAGTGTGATGAATGAGACAAATGCTGTGTATTACAAAACTGCATTTGCTGGCCCGGGTCTAATTGTAGGAAAAGGTGCAGGCGCTTTACCAACAGCTTCTGCAGTAGTTTCGGATCTGATCTATTACAGCTCAAGACGAGGCAAAAATCTTCCGATGGAAAAGAACAGATTTCCAAAAGCCTCTATTTCTGAAGCCAACCAAACAGAAGCTAGATATTATCTAAGATTTAATACCTTGGACCAGCCAGGGGTTTTAGCGGAAATTGCAAAAGATTTGGGAACAAACGGAGTATCTATATCTTCTGTTCGCCAAAACGAATCTGAAAAGGAACCTGCAGAAGTAGTCGTGGTCACACATCCATGTGTCGAAGCTTCAATTTCTGCGTCTTTAGGAAGGATAGATGCTTCTGAAGTGGTATTAGAACCCTCTGTTGCGATCCGCTTGGAAGACAAATTGTAAAAGTATGAACGAATTTCCCTGCACATTATCCTTACATGAAGGATTCGGGGATTCACATTTGGATTTATTTTTGGATATTGACGGAATTTCTCGTCTAATCACCTTCGGAACAGTCGCATCTTATTGGGAATTACTCCAAAGTGGATCGAAAATAACTTTTCAAAGAAAGAATGATCACAGAAGGATCTATCTGGACTTAGAAGGCGAAATCGAAGAGAAAGGACGACTGAGGATACTTTACCGCGGATCCGCCAAAACGGATTCCAAACCGGAAGAAGTCTCCAGCTGGACGGAATTGACAGCTACCATCAAAGATGGAACAATGATGCTTTAACGCGGATCGGGGCAAAATGGCAAAAACGGAATTCGAAGGCCTTTACATAGAAACTAAAAGAGACTCCGTCGGAGACAAAGAAGTTTTAGTCGTCATCATGAACGGAAAAGTGACGAATTCGAACGCTTTCGAAATTTCCAGAAAGATCAATTTCGTTTTCGACGAAGGGATCTACGAGATTATCTTAGACCTTTCTTCTTTGGAATATATCAATAGTGTTGGGGTTGCGACTCTTTTAACACTGATCAAAACTGTAGACCAGCATAACGGAAAGATCGTGATCGGAGGATTGAATCACTTCTTAGAGAATGTGATCCGATTGATGGAATTACCTAAAAAGGTAGCGATCTATCATACTCTAGACGAAGCCAAAGCAGTCTTTAAATAATATTATCTAATACTTTCTTGTTTAGAAAGAATATCCAAATATTCTAAAATACCTTTTGCAATGGTCTCCTTAGAAGCGGGACCTATTTCCTTTTTAAAACCTTCTTTTCCAAAAATGATCACGCTTGTATCCAGGTCTCCAAAACCTTTGGAGTCTTTACCCACGTAATTCCCTACGATAAAATCCAGATTTTTTCTTTTAAGTTTACCAAGTGCATTTTGATCCAATAAATCTGTTTCCGCGGAGAAGCCTATACGGAGAACATCTTTCAGATTTTGTTCCTGGATCTTTTCATGAACAGAAACAAGTATGTCTGGATTTTTGATCAGTTCCAGAACTAAGGTATCGCTACCTTCTTCTTTTTTGATCTTGGAATCGTTTGCATTTTTAGGACGAAAATCAGCCGGAGCTGCTGCCATGATAAGGATAGAAGAAGAATCCACTTCTTTCAGAACTGCGTCTCTCATTTCCAGAGTGGTTTCTACCTTAAGAATTCTTGCTCCCTTAGGTTCAGAATATTTTGGCTCAGTCAAACCACGAATATAAACTACATCTTTTACTAAATGGGCCGCTTCTTCGGCCAAACAATATCCCATTTTTCCTGAGGAAGCATTAGAAATAAATCGTACAGGATCAATCCACTCTCTAGTAGGCCCTGAACTTATTATAATTTTTGAATATTTAGCCAAGATAAAACATCTTATTGAGAAGTTTTGAGATACAATTCCAGGATCTTTTTTTGCATTACTGGAACGTCAGCAAGTTTGCCGTAACCTTCGTCACCACAAACCACAACTCCTTCTTGAGGATCCAAGATAATGACTCCGTCTTCTTTCAAACGCGCCAGATTTCTTTGTGTGGCTGGATGAGTGAACATATTCGGATTCATTGCAGGAGCAACTAATACAGGACATTTCGCGGCAAGATATGTAGAAGTTACAAGATCGTCCGCAATTCCGTTGGCCATTTTTGCGATAATATTTGCAGTCGCAGGAACAACAGCAATTACAGCTGCACGATTCCTTGCATCAATGTGAGCCATACCTTGCTCGTATTCATCTACCTGGACTTTTTTACCCGTAAGTGCTTCGAATGTGATCGGACCAATAAACTTGGTAGCATTCTGGGTCATAATCACAGAAACAGGATAACCTTCTTTAGTAAGATTACGCACCAGTTCGCAGGCCCTAAAAGCTGCAATACTTCCGCTGACTGCGATTAGAATATCCTTTTTATCCATAGTGCAGATCCAAAACCGATCTCGTAGTTTTACAACTTAAATCGCAAAAGAAGAAGGAGCAGAAAGTCTAGTAAAACGAACGGTCATAATCTTATTCCCATCCATTTTTTCTACAGTCAGCTTACCTTCAGGGATGGCGACTTCGGTCCCTTCCTTAGGCATATCTTCTAACTTCTCTAAAATAAAACCTGCGATAGTGCGAATATCGTTTAACTCGTCCTCTTCAATTCCAGTTAGGATCTCTTTTAATTCGTCGAGTTCGGTTTCTCCATCTATATCAAATGCATCAGGAGAATGTGATGGAACCGCATCTGTTTCATGATCGTCGGTCTCATCTCTGATCTCGCCGAAAACTTCTTCCACTATGTCTTCCATAGTTAGTAGTCCGGAAACTCCGCCA
Protein-coding sequences here:
- a CDS encoding tetratricopeptide repeat protein → MAVLTFSSVSYLTGFLLSGLCAFFLLIRKEKYETTLHLGWVFLYCALLELSFLLGTSFFHPLSFLHRWLSLPSAFLLCAHLCLYFFLLNSQASEKTGRILLGAGYFLALSILVLHIVGTIFAKPVYDFGGGVYDVIHRADEKVIFWFGIIYVSVILLFGVWRGFQAHRSDVQLMALSLWVPFLLLLGTTILFHLKEIAYPLDRAIGLSFWNPIFLTALFLAWLIHLRASGEAFSLRSPILLGIVLLLLFVFQGSSWLFLQPGLESFNETVKEKLKAQDLSPDSYLLSVQDNDGFVLTASGGLETSFFVESKRDLILSFIWNNPSALNKEFPSYAKVAESLKGSEKYSENLINFSKGLEKVRKKVKNLPPKDIRDGILEQISPEGKEEKFALFLKILSGSVKNSSAEGETLRSFTLDQMRELVPEGEPRFRRIPGLAMGEYYYSVIQKSPGKTQVKEIGIPYQEFLTFETGLLKKPVLAFLVCILLFSIAINSFFSFFVIHPLDRLYSALELATEGDLQRELHPEAWDEIGSLADQFNRMIQSIRTEEGSEYSSNRAETPSRLNEGISSWREISDRIKKTSSVSELRRFLSDLQGSQDSHPVRSKLILKLGLKIKDYQTAYLAAQELREMGIVKDPEMLFILSYCAKKMGDIQEAIRLSEELRSISDGHTQNNLHLADMYYHTNRLDEARDLAIQIRKEQGPSAAVTKLLNAIEKKGA
- a CDS encoding LIC_10572 family protein; its protein translation is MANRRKPPRKTSGNKKQESSHKHPGGGNRGHQQKKRPEHGRPNRHQQHTVATKISETMKELPMKAPQQSGGSSGTLVKVIGFLAAALIVFFGYFIVQEYLDKTPVYGKHGWDEEAGSPVAWEDAVRYCSSRRKRLPDKEELKTFSKRADKKIKTIGLFWSTSAAGDKGDYMTVNLGSGDFSPSPSTNKFAVICVK
- a CDS encoding homoserine dehydrogenase, with translation MQTIRIGLIGAGTVGSGVLKILSEESARFEKEYGISLNVHTICTRTPSKIAPISKLFSKVKITDDYKQVVGNPEIDTIIELVGGTTISEEIVLGALQSKQTVITANKALLSEKGEIIYKTAEENHTEIGFEASVGGSIPIIRAIRNCLAGDKVLGLYGILNGTTNFILSKMETEGLDYKEALKLAQEKGFAEADPSFDVEGIDTAHKISILGSLAFGEKIPLQNIVVEGITKITRLDIAFASDLGYRIKLLGLVRKLDGKVEARVQPVMIPKHHAFASVMNETNAVYYKTAFAGPGLIVGKGAGALPTASAVVSDLIYYSSRRGKNLPMEKNRFPKASISEANQTEARYYLRFNTLDQPGVLAEIAKDLGTNGVSISSVRQNESEKEPAEVVVVTHPCVEASISASLGRIDASEVVLEPSVAIRLEDKL
- a CDS encoding STAS domain-containing protein translates to MAKTEFEGLYIETKRDSVGDKEVLVVIMNGKVTNSNAFEISRKINFVFDEGIYEIILDLSSLEYINSVGVATLLTLIKTVDQHNGKIVIGGLNHFLENVIRLMELPKKVAIYHTLDEAKAVFK
- a CDS encoding phosphopantothenoylcysteine decarboxylase yields the protein MAKYSKIIISSGPTREWIDPVRFISNASSGKMGYCLAEEAAHLVKDVVYIRGLTEPKYSEPKGARILKVETTLEMRDAVLKEVDSSSILIMAAAPADFRPKNANDSKIKKEEGSDTLVLELIKNPDILVSVHEKIQEQNLKDVLRIGFSAETDLLDQNALGKLKRKNLDFIVGNYVGKDSKGFGDLDTSVIIFGKEGFKKEIGPASKETIAKGILEYLDILSKQESIR
- a CDS encoding phosphopantothenoylcysteine decarboxylase; amino-acid sequence: MDKKDILIAVSGSIAAFRACELVRNLTKEGYPVSVIMTQNATKFIGPITFEALTGKKVQVDEYEQGMAHIDARNRAAVIAVVPATANIIAKMANGIADDLVTSTYLAAKCPVLVAPAMNPNMFTHPATQRNLARLKEDGVIILDPQEGVVVCGDEGYGKLADVPVMQKKILELYLKTSQ